GAAGCGGTCCGGGAAGATCTGGTAGAAGACCGCGTCCTGCACCCAGGCAGGCGTGATCGGGCGGGCGTCCTGAAGCGGGGCGGGCGTGGGGGACATGACGCCGTCAGCATAGCCCGAACGCGCTTTCAGCCGTCTGACTGTTCAGCCGCGGAGCGGTCGGCCCAGTCCCGCAGGAACGCCCTCGCTTCATCGGCCGTGCCCACCTCGCCCAGGGCCGCCGCCTCCGCCACGGCGCGCACGGCCTCGCCCACCCTCGGCCCGGGCGCGAGGTCCAGCAGCGCCATCACCTCCCGGCCGTCCAGCAGCGGGCGGGGTGGGGCCGGCTGCTCCTCCAGCGCCGTCAGCACGCGGTCCATGGCGCGGGCATACGCCAGCCGGGACGCGGGCGAACTGCTCGGGCCACGCGCCGCCTCGCGGTCGGCCAGCATCACGCTCAGCAGGTCCGGCAGCAGCGCCCGGCGCCGGTGCACGAAGCGCCGCGCCTCGCGCTCCCCGGCCGGCAGGGGCACCATGTGCGCCCCCACCAGCGCGGCGGCGTGCGCCACATCGTCTGCCGGCAGCTTCAGGCGGCGCAGCACCTGCGTGGTCACGGCCGCGCCGACCTTGTCGTGCCCGTGGAACGAGATCCGCCCCGAATCCGGATCGCGGGCCAGCGTGCGCGGCTTGCCCACGTCGTGCAGCAGCGCTCCCCAGCGCAGCGGCAGCGGAGCGTCCGGCCGCCGAGCCAGCAACTGGTGCAGCGCCTCGACCCCGTGATGGAACACGTCCAGGTGGTGAAAGCCGCCCTGAACGAGCCCAATGCCCTCGCGCAGTTCCGGCACGGTCAGGGCGAGCAGGCCCAGCTCCTCCAGCCGCAGCACGCCGCGCGCCGCGTCCCGGTGGAGCAGCAGGGCGTGCACCTCGTCCCGCACGCGCTCCCACGCCGGAAGCGGCAGCGTCCCCGACGCGAGGTCCGCCACCACCCGCCGCACCGCCACCTCCGTACCGGGCTCCAGCCGGAACGCCAGCGTCACCTCGAAGCGCGCCGCCCGCCACACGCGCAGCGGATCGGCCCGCAGGTTTGCCTCCGAGACCATCCGCAGCCGCCGGGCCCGCAGGTCACGCCGCCCACCTGCCGGGTCGAGGACCTGTCCTCCAGCCGTCAGGGCCACGGCGTTCACGGTGAAATCCCGCCGCGTCAGGTCGGCCGTCACGTCCACGGGCAGCGGCACGAAATCGTGCTGCACACCGCCGGGCGCGTGCACCCGCCAGTAGTCCCGCTCCTCATCCACCACGAAGGCCACGCCGCCCACCGCCCCGGCTACGGCTCTGGCCGCGCCCGCCGGTTCCGGTACCGCCCAGTCGAAATCCCGTGCCGGCACGCCGCGCAGCCAGTCGCGGGCCGCGCCGCCCACCAGCACGCCGCCGGGCGGAAACGGCGGCAGGGGAGGGCGGCGGCGGAACATCTGTCCATGCTAGCCGCGTGGGGTGCGCCCACGCTGCGCACCGTGGCTTAAGCCTTGCTGCCCACCCCCCATACCTGCTACAGTGCGCGGCGCTGAGGGGGCTTAGCTCAGCGGGAGAGCATCCGCTTTGCAAGCGGAGGGTCTGGGGTTCGAATCCCCAAGCCTCCACCAATGAGAACCGCGCCTGGTGCGCGGTTTTTCTATTCATCCCTCTCTCGGGTCGCGGCCCGCGCCTCGGCTGTGAAGTTTTCATGATCCGGACGTGAAGCCGGGCCGGTACGCTGAGGTGCATGCATCGCCGTATGGGTCGTCTGGAACGGGCCGTGCCGACGTTGGCGCACCGGCTCGCCCTGACCTTCGCGGGGCTGTCCGCGCTGGGCGCGCTGATCCTGCTGGGCGTGATCCTGCCGGCCGGGACTGCCCAGCTCGAAGCGCAGCAGCGGCGGCTGCTGACACAGGTGGCGGTGGTGGCGGCGCAGTCGCTGGACCGCACCATGGCGGAACGCTACCGGGACGTGCTCCTGACGCGCTCGCTGACCGAGCTGCGAGGGGGCACGCCCGCACAGCAGCGGCAGGTCCTGGAGCAGTTGCGTCAGGGCAGTCCGGAACTGGCGTGGGTGGGCGTCACCGATCCGGCGGGCACGGTCCGCGCGGCCACGGGCGGCCTGCTGGAGGGCGTCAGCGTCTCGCGGCGGCCGTGGTTCCGGGCGGGTCGCCGTGGGCCGGCGGTGCAGGACGTCCACCCAGCCCTGCTGCTGTCGGCTGTGCTGCCCAGGCCGGCCAGCGGAGAACCGCTGCGCTTCGTGGACATCAGCGCGCCGGTGATTGACGCGGCAGGCCGCGTGCGGGGCGTGATCGGCGCGCACCTCAGCTGGGCGTGGGCGCAGGCTGTAGAGCAGGACGCGCTGGCCCTGGCCGGCAGCGCCCAGCAGGTCGAGGTGCTGATCCTCAACCGGCAGGGTGTGGTGATCCACGGCCCGGACGAGCTGCTGGGCCAGGCGCTGTCCGGGCCGCCGGACGTGCGGCGCGCGCGCCCGGGCGCCCGTGGGGACGCGACGGTCACGTGGCAGGGCACGTCGTACCTGGTGGGGTACGCCGTCACGGGCGCCGGGGCGGTGTACCCCGGCGTGAGCTGGCGGGTGCTGGTGCGGCAGGACGCGGCCGTGGTGCGCGCGCAGGCGCAGGGGCTGCGGCGCCAGATCGAGCTGTGGGGCATCCTGGGGGTGCTGGTCTCGGCGCTGGTGGCCTACGCGGCGGCGCGCACGGTCAGCCGGCCGCTGGGCCTGTTGACGACCGCCGCGCTGGGCCTTGGGCGCGGCGGGAGCACACAGGGCCTGCCGAGGCTGCGGCAGTACGCGGAGGTCGATCACCTGTCGGCGGCGCTGCACGACCTGTGGGAGGGGCGCCGGGCGGCCGAGGCCGAGCAGGCCCAGCTGACCGCCACCCTGGAGCAGCGGGTGAACGCGCGCACGGCCCAGCTCACTGAGTCGAACGAGGCGCTGGACGCGTTCACGGCGTCCGTGTCGCATGACCTGCGCACGCCCATCCGTCACGTGGCCGGATACACGTCGATCCTGCGCCGGGCGCTCGTGCAGGGGGACACGGCGAAGGTGGAGCGGGCGGTGGGCACCATCGAGCAGGCCGCCGCGCAGATGGACGCCATGACCGAGGCGCTACTGGAGTTCGCCCGCACGTCGCAGGTGCCGCTCACGCGCCGTGCGGTGAACCTTGAGCAGCTGGTCACGGCGGCGCAGGAGCGCCTGGCCCGCGACCTCGACGGCCTGGACGTGCAGTGGCAGGTGGACCCCCTGCCGACGGTGATGGGCGACGCCGCGCTGCTTCAGCAGGTGGTGACGAACCTGCTGTCGAACGCCGCGAAGTACGCGCGGGACCGGCGCCCGGCGGTCATCCGCGTCACGGCGCAGACGCAGCCCGGCGAGTGGCGGGTGGAGGTGCACGACAACGGCGTGGGCTTCGCGCCGGAGCAGGCGGGGCGGCTGTTCGGCCTGTTCCAGCGGCTGCACCGGGCCTCGGAGTTCGAGGGCACCGGCGTGGGCCTGGCGAACGTGCGCCGGGTGATCCTGCGCCACGGGGGACGCGTGTGGGCCGAGGGCCGGCTGGGCCATGGAGCGACCTTCGGGTTCAGCCTGCCGCGCACCGAGTGACGCGCCGGCGGCCGGGCTTCCCGGCGTGGTCCGTCAGGTCCGCAGCTGCCGCACCTCGGCGAGCACCGTGTCGGCGTCCTGGGCGGGATCGACGTCCCGCCAGTGCCGCACGACCACGTTGTCCGGATCGAGCAGGAACGTGTCGCGGCGCGGCCGGCGCACGGTCTCGTCGGGCCACGGCTCGCCCAGCACCCCGAACAGCGTGCTCAGGACCTGCTCACCGTCGTCCAGCAGCGGGTACCCCAGCACGCACAGGTCCCGGAAGGCGAGCTGGTCCTGCCGGGGGTCACCGTTGATTCCGACAACGTCCACGCCCAGCGCCTGGAACTGGTCGTACACGCGCTGGTAGCGCCGGGCCTGCAACTGGCAGTGGGTGGTCGTCGTTTTCGGGAAGAAGAACAGCACGCGCCACCGGCCGGGCGCCGGCGCGTACGGCGCGCCGGACGCCTGCACGGCTGTGAATGCGGGAACGGTCTCGCCCTGCTGAACGGTCATGAGGGCAGTCTAGGAAGGGAGTGCGTGGGTCAGATGTGCGCGCCCCGGCGGCCGTCCCGTCATTCCGGCGGGGCGTCCGCCGCCGGTCCGGCCGTGGGCAGCGGTTCGGGGCTGAGCAGCTCGTTGGCGCGCACGAAGGCCTCCATGAAGCGCGGCTCGATCTCGGTCTGGGTGCGGTACGCGCGCACGGCCTCCAGCTTGCGGCCGCGCTGCTCGGGCGTCAGGTCCACCCGCGTCCACGGCAGGCGGTTCGCCAGGGGCGGCACGGTCAGCGGCAGCGCCTCGTGCAGGCCCTTGGGCACCGGCCACTCCAGGCCGCCGTGCACCACCCAGTAGCGCAGGCGGTCGGCCTGGTGGCGGCGGCTCATGAGCTGCAGCGCGATATACGACAGCGTGTG
This region of Deinococcus metalli genomic DNA includes:
- a CDS encoding HD domain-containing protein, which produces MFRRRPPLPPFPPGGVLVGGAARDWLRGVPARDFDWAVPEPAGAARAVAGAVGGVAFVVDEERDYWRVHAPGGVQHDFVPLPVDVTADLTRRDFTVNAVALTAGGQVLDPAGGRRDLRARRLRMVSEANLRADPLRVWRAARFEVTLAFRLEPGTEVAVRRVVADLASGTLPLPAWERVRDEVHALLLHRDAARGVLRLEELGLLALTVPELREGIGLVQGGFHHLDVFHHGVEALHQLLARRPDAPLPLRWGALLHDVGKPRTLARDPDSGRISFHGHDKVGAAVTTQVLRRLKLPADDVAHAAALVGAHMVPLPAGEREARRFVHRRRALLPDLLSVMLADREAARGPSSSPASRLAYARAMDRVLTALEEQPAPPRPLLDGREVMALLDLAPGPRVGEAVRAVAEAAALGEVGTADEARAFLRDWADRSAAEQSDG
- a CDS encoding sensor histidine kinase, giving the protein MHRRMGRLERAVPTLAHRLALTFAGLSALGALILLGVILPAGTAQLEAQQRRLLTQVAVVAAQSLDRTMAERYRDVLLTRSLTELRGGTPAQQRQVLEQLRQGSPELAWVGVTDPAGTVRAATGGLLEGVSVSRRPWFRAGRRGPAVQDVHPALLLSAVLPRPASGEPLRFVDISAPVIDAAGRVRGVIGAHLSWAWAQAVEQDALALAGSAQQVEVLILNRQGVVIHGPDELLGQALSGPPDVRRARPGARGDATVTWQGTSYLVGYAVTGAGAVYPGVSWRVLVRQDAAVVRAQAQGLRRQIELWGILGVLVSALVAYAAARTVSRPLGLLTTAALGLGRGGSTQGLPRLRQYAEVDHLSAALHDLWEGRRAAEAEQAQLTATLEQRVNARTAQLTESNEALDAFTASVSHDLRTPIRHVAGYTSILRRALVQGDTAKVERAVGTIEQAAAQMDAMTEALLEFARTSQVPLTRRAVNLEQLVTAAQERLARDLDGLDVQWQVDPLPTVMGDAALLQQVVTNLLSNAAKYARDRRPAVIRVTAQTQPGEWRVEVHDNGVGFAPEQAGRLFGLFQRLHRASEFEGTGVGLANVRRVILRHGGRVWAEGRLGHGATFGFSLPRTE
- a CDS encoding peroxiredoxin; translated protein: MTVQQGETVPAFTAVQASGAPYAPAPGRWRVLFFFPKTTTTHCQLQARRYQRVYDQFQALGVDVVGINGDPRQDQLAFRDLCVLGYPLLDDGEQVLSTLFGVLGEPWPDETVRRPRRDTFLLDPDNVVVRHWRDVDPAQDADTVLAEVRQLRT